Within Gammaproteobacteria bacterium, the genomic segment ATTGGTTTGTTCCACCTTATCGTAATCCGCATCACTCCGCATCCGCTGTGGCACTAGTCGGAGGAGGCTCAAATCCTAAGCCGGGTGAAATTTCTTTATCCCATTTTGGGATTTTATTTTTAGATGAACTTCCTGAGTTTTCACGTCAAGTTTTAGAAGTTTTACGAGAGCCCATTGAGTCTGGAAAGGTTACCATATCCAGAGCTGCCAGACAAGCAGAGTTTCCGGCGAACTTTCAATTGATTGCTGCGATGAACCCTTGCCCTTGCGGATATTTTGGCGATAAAGAAAGAGTTTGTTCCTGCTCAGCGATGCAAATTGAACGCTATCGTGCCAAGGTTTCCGGTCCTTTGCTGGATCGGATTGACATGCATGTGGAAGTTGCGAGAATTCCGTATAAAGACCTGAGAAAATCTAGCAAAAGTGTTGAAAACAGCGACACTGTGAGAAAACGAGTGACAGCTGCCAGAAAAATTCAGTTACAAAGAAATCTTGGTCAAACCAACGCTCAGCTTGGCAATAAAGATTTGGAGCGAGTGATTCATATATCAGAAGACAATTTGCAAATGCTGGAAGGAATTGTTGAGAAACTCAAACTCTCGGCTCGGGCTTATCATCGAATTTTGAAATTATCACGAACTATTGCCGATCTGGAACACTCGGAAAATGTCGAAAAGCACCATATACTGGAAGCAGTTTCTTATCGTTGTTTGGACAGAGCTTAGTTTTTAATGATTTGCAGGAACTGATTATTTATTTCGTTAAAATTAAATAACTCTGTATCCGCTAAATGTGATGGAACCACATTGCCGAGTGAACGAGCAATATTTTCAATGCGACCCGGATGGATTTTCTCCCAGTTTTGGAGCATCATTTTTATTGCTTTCCGCTGTAAATTTTCCTGCGAACCGCATAAATTACAGGGAATGATAGGAAAATTAACAGCGTTGGCATACTCCTCAATTTCGCTCTCAGCACAATAGGATAAAGGGCGGATAACGGTGTGTTTGCCGTCATCAGATAACAGTTTTGGTGGCATGGATTTGAGAGTGCTGCCAAAAAACATATTTAAAAACAAAGTTTCAACCCGATCATCACGATGATGCCCAAGTGCAATTTTTGTGCATTGATGTTCTTCAGCAAACGAATACAAAATTCCGCGACGCAATCTGGAACATAATCCGCAGGTGGTTTTGCCTTCGGGGATAATTCCTTTGACAATGCTGTAAGTATCTTGCTCAATTATGTGATACTCAATATCCAATTTCTGAAGATAATTGGGTAAAACATGTTCAGGAAAACCAGGTTGTTTTTGATCCAGATTTACGGCAACAAGGTTGAAATTAACTGGAGCTTTTTTTTGCAACAGCATCAACATATCCAGCATAGCATAAGAATCTTTGCCGCCGGAAAGACATACCATGATTTTATCGCCTTCTTCAATCATGTTGAAATCAGCAATGGCTTGTCCGGTTTTGCGTTGTAGTTTTTGGCGGATTTTATCAAGCGAGTTACTGGGTTGTTGATTTATTGTTTGCATGTGATATATTCTATGCTCGTTGAAAAGATTGTAAATAAAAGAGTGCAAGAGTTTGAAATAAAAAATCTGGAAATACAATTATTGGAACTCAGGAGCGAACATCGTGATTTGGATAAAATCATCCATGAAATGATAGAATCCATGCACCCGGATCAACTCAAAATTCAACGACTAAAAAAGCGCAAACTTCGGGTTAAAGACAGTATCACCAGACTGGAAAGCCTGTTAATTCCCGATTTGGACGCATAAATTATTTGTTTGCCATTGTTGCAACTTTACCAATGGTCAATCCCTGAACCAGAATACTGAAAATCACTACCGCATAAGTCGCTGTTAGTAGCGGGTCACGCCAAGTTCCTGCCGGAAGTGATAATGCCAATGCTACAGATATACCACCTCGCAAACCTCCCCATGTCAGAATTTTTACAGTGTGTGGTGAGTAGGAATTTTTATATTTCAAAATCGCCACAGGCAGTCCGACACTTATAAATCTGGCAACCAACGCAGTTGGGATTATCAATAAAGCAGCAAGAATGTAATTCTGACTAATTTGAATGATTAACAACTCAATACCTATGAGTAAGAACAATACAGCATTGAGTATTTCATCAATCAACTCCCAAAAATCATCCAGTCTTTTACGAGTATTATCACTCATAGCCAGCCTGCGTCCTTTATTCC encodes:
- the ttcA gene encoding tRNA 2-thiocytidine(32) synthetase TtcA, whose amino-acid sequence is MQTINQQPSNSLDKIRQKLQRKTGQAIADFNMIEEGDKIMVCLSGGKDSYAMLDMLMLLQKKAPVNFNLVAVNLDQKQPGFPEHVLPNYLQKLDIEYHIIEQDTYSIVKGIIPEGKTTCGLCSRLRRGILYSFAEEHQCTKIALGHHRDDRVETLFLNMFFGSTLKSMPPKLLSDDGKHTVIRPLSYCAESEIEEYANAVNFPIIPCNLCGSQENLQRKAIKMMLQNWEKIHPGRIENIARSLGNVVPSHLADTELFNFNEINNQFLQIIKN
- a CDS encoding DUF465 domain-containing protein translates to MLVEKIVNKRVQEFEIKNLEIQLLELRSEHRDLDKIIHEMIESMHPDQLKIQRLKKRKLRVKDSITRLESLLIPDLDA